A region of Toxorhynchites rutilus septentrionalis strain SRP chromosome 1, ASM2978413v1, whole genome shotgun sequence DNA encodes the following proteins:
- the LOC129762674 gene encoding cytosol aminopeptidase-like, which translates to MYIHCLRKTQWLWYRNSHMFGQLAITIWRRSIHQTIVGTEKCSNPPSRGLVLGIYADEKDPFDNGMLTPNAAKYNESYTNGALMDLLRIAGPMPKRGETRLFFNLEPTYSAVAVCGLGTECLGYDSAEKLDVSKEAVRIAAATGCKELQKLQTSRIYVEDFGHAESAAEGAHMSMWVNQEMRSPDRRIFIPQLQLYYEPALPCDSNGWRIGLAKAEAQNLARHLQEAPANHMTPTTFAQNVVQILCNSGVNVEVKVRSWAESQGMSSYLTVAKGSCEPPIFLELSYYGTKLEERPVVLIGQGNTYDSGGICAKKLHALRDMRGDMAGAACVVATCRAIAALKLPVNIRALIPLCEHMIGCNAMKPGDIVPVKNGKSIEVVDTDYEGPLVLVDALLYAESFGPKYIVDVSTLSDHVLESFGQVCSAVFTNSEELWQRIKNAGIHTGDRVWRLPLWDYFTQQMCSVEHVDVQNVGKGAGGESCKAAAFLREFLPCGQWMHIDAYNVMTTKGEDYPYIRRGMAGRPTRTLIEFIAQSCCKNQTSGCN; encoded by the exons ATGTACATCCATTGTTTGCGCAAAACGCAATGGTTGTGGTATCGAAATAGTCATATGTTCGGCCAGCTAGCGATCACCATCTGGCGGCGTAGCATACACCAGACGATTGTCGGAACGGAAAAATGCTCAAATCCGCCATCCCGCGGTTTAGTATTGGGAATCTATGCCGACGAGAAAGACCCATTCGACAATGGCATGTTAACTCCGAATGCGGCCAAATACAACGAG AGCTACACCAACGGAGCACTAATGGATCTGCTTCGAATTGCTGGCCCGATGCCGAAGCGTGGTGAGACTAGGCTTTTCTTCAATTTAGAACCGACCTATTCTGCAGTTGCAGTCTGTGGACTTGGTACTGAATGTCTTGGCTACGATTCAGCGGAAAAATTGGATGTCTCTAAGGAGGCTGTAAGAATAGCAGCCGCTACGGGTTGCAAAGAGTTGCAGAAGCTCCAGACTAGCCGAATATATGTGGAGGATTTTGGCCACGCAGAATCAGCCGCCGAGGGAGCGCATATGTCGATGTGGGTAAATCAAGAAATGCGGAGTCCTGATAGGCGAATATTCATTCCTCAGCTGCAGCTGTACTATGAACCTGCGCTCCCCTGCGACTCCAATGGTTGGAGAATTGGGCTGGCTAAGGCGGAAGCTCAGAATCTGGCCAGACATTTACAGGAGGCACCGGCCAATCACATGACTCCGACGACTTTCGCACAAAATGTGGTGCAAATCTTGTGCAATTCCGGGGTGAATGTTGAAGTGAAGGTTAGGAGCTGGGCCGAGAGCCAAGGAATGTCGTCGTATCTTACAGTTGCGAAGGGATCCTGCGAACCACCAATTTTTCTGGAACTTAGCTATTATGGCACGAAATTGGAGGAACGTCCGGTAGTTCTGATTGGCCAAGGAAATACTTATGACAGTGGTGGCATTTGCGCCAAAAAACTGCACGCCTTGCGTGATATGCGAGGAGATATGGCTGGGGCTGCATGTGTAGTCGCGACTTGTCGGGCTATCGCTGCATTGAAACTTCCTGTGAACATTCGAGCGCTAATTCCGCTTTGTGAGCACATGATTGGCTGCAATGCCATGAAGCCTGGCGACATTGTGCctgtgaaaaatggaaaaagtatAGAAGTTGTCGACACTGACTACGAAGGACCGTTGGTTCTGGTCGATGCGCTGCTGTATGCGGAAAGCTTTGGCCCCAAATACATTGTAGACGTTTCGACGCTCTCGGATCACGTGTTGGAATCGTTTGGTCAGGTCTGTTCGGCTGTTTTCACCAACTCCGAGGAGTTGTGGCAGCGAATCAAGAATGCCGGAATACATACGGGAGATCGCGTATGGAGATTACCTCTGTGGGATTACTTTACTCAGCAAATGTGTTCCGTCGAACACGTGGATGTGCAAAATGTTGGCAAAGGAGCCGGGGGTGAGTCCTGCAAAGCAGCGGCGTTCTTGAGAGAGTTTTTGCCGTGTGGGCAGTGGATGCACATTGACGCGTATAATGTCATGACGACCAAGGGAGAAGATTATCCGTACATTCGGAGGGGCATGGCAGGTAGACCTACGAGAACCCTGATTGAGTTTATTGCACAATCCTGCTGTAAGAATCAAACTAGCGGTTGTAACTAA